The Bacteroidota bacterium DNA window CTGATGTGTCTTATATTTGTATTACGGCAGAAAACAATTTAAATCAAAGTATTATGGAAAAAATTACGGTGGTAGGAGCAGGAAATGTTGGCGCAACCTGCGCTAATGTTATTGCTCATAAAGATCTTGCACGGGAGGTGGTTCTGGTTGACATCAAGGAAGGTGTTGCCGAAGGCAAGGCTCTTGATATATGGCAAACCTCGCAGATCAATAACTTTAACACAAGAGTTACCGGGTCAACCAACAACTATTTGCGTACCAAGGGCTCAGGGATTATCGTCATTACCTCAGGAATGCCCAGGAAACCTGGAATGTCGAGAGATGATCTGATCAAAACCAATGCAGAGATTGTCAAGGATGTTGTGGAAAAATCCATAAAATATTCTCCGGATGCCATCCTGATCATAGTCTCCAATCCTTTGGATGTTATGACCTATGTGGCCTACAAAGCAGCCAACAAACACTACCGTAAGGTATTCGGTATGGCAGGCATCCTGGATATCGGCCGTTATACAGCTTTTATTGCAGAAGCTCTCAATGTATCTCCAAAGGATATTCATGGTTTGCTGATGGGCGGACACGGTGATTCCATGGTTCCCCTGAGGCGTTTCACTTCGGTACAGGGTATTCCCATCACCGAGCTGCTTAACAAAGATGAAATTGACAAGATCATCGAACGTACCAAGAAGGGAGGAGGTGAACTCGTCAGCCTTATGGGAACCTCTGCCTGGTATGCACCCGGCGCTGCCGCCGCCATGATGGTGGAAGCCATCGTAGATGACCAGAAGAGGATCTTCCCGGTGAGCGCTTACCTGAATGGAGAATATGGGCTTAAAGACCTTTACCTGGGAGTACCCGTAAAGCTTGGTAAAAATGGTATCGAAGAAGTGATAGAACTGAAACTGGATGAACGTGAAATGAAAATGGTTCAGGAATCGGCTGCCCAGGTTCAGGAAACGTTAAAAGTGCTGGAATCGTTGAAGATATTCACATAAAATTCTGCTTTTTATCATGCGACGCGCAAATCCTTACCGGGATTTGCGCGTTTTTTTTTAATTCCCGTTGCGCTTTGTGATTTTCATTTGTATTTTTATATCCATAAGTTTAT harbors:
- the mdh gene encoding malate dehydrogenase, which codes for MEKITVVGAGNVGATCANVIAHKDLAREVVLVDIKEGVAEGKALDIWQTSQINNFNTRVTGSTNNYLRTKGSGIIVITSGMPRKPGMSRDDLIKTNAEIVKDVVEKSIKYSPDAILIIVSNPLDVMTYVAYKAANKHYRKVFGMAGILDIGRYTAFIAEALNVSPKDIHGLLMGGHGDSMVPLRRFTSVQGIPITELLNKDEIDKIIERTKKGGGELVSLMGTSAWYAPGAAAAMMVEAIVDDQKRIFPVSAYLNGEYGLKDLYLGVPVKLGKNGIEEVIELKLDEREMKMVQESAAQVQETLKVLESLKIFT